Proteins from one Telopea speciosissima isolate NSW1024214 ecotype Mountain lineage chromosome 1, Tspe_v1, whole genome shotgun sequence genomic window:
- the LOC122645227 gene encoding probable purine permease 11 isoform X1: MGGAQELQLHVIDSEAQEPNLAKDEAVITEPSLPTPKRSYKWWLLMALYIFFIVSGQSIATLLGRLYYNKGGNSKWLQTIVVTAGFPFVLPLLIYFSYKPSIPNHTNTSNKRSPSIITLVLLYTSLGIFSAGDNFLYAYGLLYLPVSTYSLVCATQLAFNALFSYFINSLKFTPVLLNSVIILTISASLLALHSESDGSTGVTKAHYAIGFLCTLGASALFSLLLSLTELSFEKVLKKKTFSVILEMQIYPAIAATCVCLVGLFASREWWSLKGEMEQIGRVSYVMILVWTAVAWQVFSVGALGLIFEVSSLFTNVISTVALPIVPVFGVIFFHDKMDGVKVVALILAIWGFISYMYQNYLDDSKSKATRTEANESSNT, encoded by the coding sequence ATTCAGAAGCACAGGAACCAAACTTGGCCAAAGATGAAGCTGTCATTACCGAACCCTCACTTCCTACACCAAAAAGAAGTTATAAGTGGTGGCTCTTAATGGCACTTTACATATTCTTTATTGTCTCAGGCCAATCTATTGCAACTCTTCTAGGGAGACTCTACTATAACAAAGGTGGAAATAGTAAGTGGCTACAAACAATTGTTGTAACTGCAGGCTTTCCATTTGTCCTCCCCCTTCTAATCTATTTCTCCTATAAACCTTCTATCCCAAACCATACCAATACTTCCAATAAGAGGTCACCCTCTATCATCACCCTTGTACTCCTTTACACCTCCTTAGGTATATTCAGTGCTGGTGATAACTTCTTGTATGCATATGGACTGTTATATCTCCCTGTTTCTACATATTCTCTTGTTTGTGCAACCCAATTGGCTTTTAATGCACTATTCTCCTATTTCATTAACTCCCTTAAGTTCACTCCTGTTCTGCTTAATTCAGTAATCATCCTCACTATCTCTGCTTCACTCCTTGCTCTCCATTCTGAATCTGATGGATCCACAGGAGTTACAAAGGCACATTATGCGATCGGATTTTTATGCACCTTAGGTGCATCTGCCCTTTTCTCCCTATTACTTTCACTTACCGAACTTTCATTTGAGAaagttttgaaaaagaaaacattttctGTGATATTGGAGATGCAAATATACCCGGCAATAGCTGCAACATGTGTTTGCTTGGTGGGGCTTTTCGCTAGTAGGGAATGGTGGAGTCTAAAGGGAGAGATGGAGCAAATTGGAAGGGTATCTTATGTGATGATCTTAGTTTGGACTGCTGTGGCATGGCAAGTTTTTTCTGTTGGTGCACTGGGTTTAATATTTGAGGTGTCTTCACTCTTTACCAATGTCATTAGTACAGTGGCTTTGCCCATTGTTCCAGTCTTTGGTGTGATATTTTTTCATGACAAAATGGATGGGGTGAAGGTGGTTGCTTTGATTTTGGCTATCTGGGGGTTTATTTCTTACATGTATCAAAATTATCTTGACGATTCGAAGTCAAAGGCTACAAGAACAGAAGCAAATGAAAGCTCTAATACTTAA
- the LOC122645227 gene encoding probable purine permease 11 isoform X2 — translation MGGAQELQLHVIEAQEPNLAKDEAVITEPSLPTPKRSYKWWLLMALYIFFIVSGQSIATLLGRLYYNKGGNSKWLQTIVVTAGFPFVLPLLIYFSYKPSIPNHTNTSNKRSPSIITLVLLYTSLGIFSAGDNFLYAYGLLYLPVSTYSLVCATQLAFNALFSYFINSLKFTPVLLNSVIILTISASLLALHSESDGSTGVTKAHYAIGFLCTLGASALFSLLLSLTELSFEKVLKKKTFSVILEMQIYPAIAATCVCLVGLFASREWWSLKGEMEQIGRVSYVMILVWTAVAWQVFSVGALGLIFEVSSLFTNVISTVALPIVPVFGVIFFHDKMDGVKVVALILAIWGFISYMYQNYLDDSKSKATRTEANESSNT, via the coding sequence AAGCACAGGAACCAAACTTGGCCAAAGATGAAGCTGTCATTACCGAACCCTCACTTCCTACACCAAAAAGAAGTTATAAGTGGTGGCTCTTAATGGCACTTTACATATTCTTTATTGTCTCAGGCCAATCTATTGCAACTCTTCTAGGGAGACTCTACTATAACAAAGGTGGAAATAGTAAGTGGCTACAAACAATTGTTGTAACTGCAGGCTTTCCATTTGTCCTCCCCCTTCTAATCTATTTCTCCTATAAACCTTCTATCCCAAACCATACCAATACTTCCAATAAGAGGTCACCCTCTATCATCACCCTTGTACTCCTTTACACCTCCTTAGGTATATTCAGTGCTGGTGATAACTTCTTGTATGCATATGGACTGTTATATCTCCCTGTTTCTACATATTCTCTTGTTTGTGCAACCCAATTGGCTTTTAATGCACTATTCTCCTATTTCATTAACTCCCTTAAGTTCACTCCTGTTCTGCTTAATTCAGTAATCATCCTCACTATCTCTGCTTCACTCCTTGCTCTCCATTCTGAATCTGATGGATCCACAGGAGTTACAAAGGCACATTATGCGATCGGATTTTTATGCACCTTAGGTGCATCTGCCCTTTTCTCCCTATTACTTTCACTTACCGAACTTTCATTTGAGAaagttttgaaaaagaaaacattttctGTGATATTGGAGATGCAAATATACCCGGCAATAGCTGCAACATGTGTTTGCTTGGTGGGGCTTTTCGCTAGTAGGGAATGGTGGAGTCTAAAGGGAGAGATGGAGCAAATTGGAAGGGTATCTTATGTGATGATCTTAGTTTGGACTGCTGTGGCATGGCAAGTTTTTTCTGTTGGTGCACTGGGTTTAATATTTGAGGTGTCTTCACTCTTTACCAATGTCATTAGTACAGTGGCTTTGCCCATTGTTCCAGTCTTTGGTGTGATATTTTTTCATGACAAAATGGATGGGGTGAAGGTGGTTGCTTTGATTTTGGCTATCTGGGGGTTTATTTCTTACATGTATCAAAATTATCTTGACGATTCGAAGTCAAAGGCTACAAGAACAGAAGCAAATGAAAGCTCTAATACTTAA